Proteins co-encoded in one Medicago truncatula cultivar Jemalong A17 chromosome 8, MtrunA17r5.0-ANR, whole genome shotgun sequence genomic window:
- the LOC11434018 gene encoding interactor of constitutive active ROPs 4: MELKKLSKELEASKGNAEKLNEKLKSVEEEKAGLESEMKKLRVQTEQWRKAADAAAAVLAGGFDMSAAARVPERCGSMDKHFGGGTFETPGGRYHGYVGSPGMVDDLDDGFGSGKKKGSSGIRMFGDLWKKKGQK, encoded by the coding sequence ATGGAGTTGAAGAAATTGAGTAAAGAATTGGAAGCTAGTAAAGGGAATGCAGAGAAGTTGAATGAGAAGTTGAAATCTGTGGAAGAAGAAAAGGCCGGGTTAGAATCAGAAATGAAGAAGCTAAGGGTGCAGACAGAACAATGGAGAAAAGCAGCAGATGCTGCAGCTGCAGTGCTTGCAGGAGGTTTTGATATGAGTGCTGCTGCTAGGGTTCCTGAAAGGTGTGGTTCAATGGATAAGCACTTTGGTGGTGGAACATTTGAGACACCTGGTGGAAGGTATCATGGATATGTAGGTTCTCCTGGTATGGTTGATGATCTGGATGATGGTTTTGGTAGTGGAAAAAAGAAGGGTTCTTCTGGTATTAgaatgtttggtgatttatggaAGAAGAAAGGCCAAAAGTGA
- the LOC112416106 gene encoding elongation factor 1-alpha isoform X1: MSILSLTTLLLYRKKKKTTLLLFGKKKPTLPYKKTTLLLYHLHLPCVWLRFHRSFLQRFIQVEGLMSRGKFPINILFIGGHVDSGKSTTAGHLIYKLGGIEKDVIERFEKEAAEINRRSFKYAWVLDKLKAERERGITIDISLWKFETTNFLCTLIDAPGHRDFIKNMITGASEADCAVLIIDSTPGGFEAGFCKNGQTNEHVQLAYALGVSQMICCCNKMDATTPKYSKDRYEQIVSQISPFLSEVGYNPGKIPFIPISGYEGDNIIEHSSNLDWYTGPTLLEALDQIRRPKRLIFRPLRLPLQDVYKIGGIGIVPVGRVESGILKPGMVLTFAPTGLQTEVKSVEMHHEALTRALPGDIVGFNVTNVSAKDLRRGYVASHSQRGPAMEAARINQ, from the exons ATGTCTATTCTTTCTTTAACCACTCTTCTACTctaccgtaaaaaaaaaaaaactactcttcTACTCTTCggtaaaaaaaaacctactcTTCCGTACAAAAAAACTACTCTTCTTCTCtaccatcttcatcttccttgCGTGTGGTTACGATTTCATCGCAGCTTCCTTCAAAG ATTCATTCAAGTTGAAGGACTGATGAGTAGGGGAAAGTTTCCTATTAACATTCTGTTTATTGGTGGTCATGTCGACTCCGGGAAGTCAACGACGGCTGGTCATTTGATCTACAAGCTTGGAGGTATTGAAAAGGATGTCATCGAGAGATTTGAGAAAGAAGCTGCTGAGATAAACAGGCGTTCATTCAAGTATGCTTGGGTGCTTGACAAGCTCAAGGCCGAGCGTGAAAGAGGTATCACAATTGACATTTCTCTATGGAAGTTTGAGACAACCAACTTCCTCTGCACTCTCATTGATGCCCCCGGACACAGGGATTTCATTAAGAACATGATCACCGGAGCATCCGAAGCTGACTGTGCCGTTCTTATCATTGACTCTACACCTGGTGGTTTTGAAGCTGGTTTTTGTAAGAATGGTCAGACCAATGAACATGTTCAACTTGCCTACGCTCTTGGTGTTTCACAAATGATCTGCTGCTGTAACAAGATGGATGCCACTACACCCAAATACTCCAAGGATAGGTATGAACAAATTGTGAGTCAAATTTCACCCTTTTTGAGCGAGGTTGGCTATAACCCAGGTAAAATTCCTTTTATCCCTATCTCTGGTTACGAGGGAGATAACATCATTGAGCACTCTTCTAACCTTGACTGGTACACGGGTCCCACCCTTCTTGAAGCTCTTGACCAAATCAGAAGGCCTAAGAGGTTAATATTCAGGCCTCTCCGATTACCACTTCAAGATGTCTACAAGATTGGAGGAATTGGAATTGTGCCTGTGGGACGCGTTGAGTCTGGTATCTTGAAACCTGGAATGGTGCTGACTTTTGCCCCAACTGGGCTCCAAACTGAAGTGAAGTCTGTGGAGATGCACCATGAAGCTCTCACCCGGGCTCTTCCTGGTGACATTGTGGGATTTAATGTTACGAATGTGTCTGCTAAGGATCTCAGGCGAGGCTATGTTGCCTCACACTCCCAGCGTGGCCCAGCTATGGAGGCTGCTAGAATCAATCAGTAA
- the LOC112416106 gene encoding elongation factor 1-alpha isoform X2, translating to MYSCHQYHQFVRFSHNSEFIQVEGLMSRGKFPINILFIGGHVDSGKSTTAGHLIYKLGGIEKDVIERFEKEAAEINRRSFKYAWVLDKLKAERERGITIDISLWKFETTNFLCTLIDAPGHRDFIKNMITGASEADCAVLIIDSTPGGFEAGFCKNGQTNEHVQLAYALGVSQMICCCNKMDATTPKYSKDRYEQIVSQISPFLSEVGYNPGKIPFIPISGYEGDNIIEHSSNLDWYTGPTLLEALDQIRRPKRLIFRPLRLPLQDVYKIGGIGIVPVGRVESGILKPGMVLTFAPTGLQTEVKSVEMHHEALTRALPGDIVGFNVTNVSAKDLRRGYVASHSQRGPAMEAARINQ from the exons atgtATTCTTGTCATCAATATCACCAATTCGTACGTTTTTCACACAATTCAGA ATTCATTCAAGTTGAAGGACTGATGAGTAGGGGAAAGTTTCCTATTAACATTCTGTTTATTGGTGGTCATGTCGACTCCGGGAAGTCAACGACGGCTGGTCATTTGATCTACAAGCTTGGAGGTATTGAAAAGGATGTCATCGAGAGATTTGAGAAAGAAGCTGCTGAGATAAACAGGCGTTCATTCAAGTATGCTTGGGTGCTTGACAAGCTCAAGGCCGAGCGTGAAAGAGGTATCACAATTGACATTTCTCTATGGAAGTTTGAGACAACCAACTTCCTCTGCACTCTCATTGATGCCCCCGGACACAGGGATTTCATTAAGAACATGATCACCGGAGCATCCGAAGCTGACTGTGCCGTTCTTATCATTGACTCTACACCTGGTGGTTTTGAAGCTGGTTTTTGTAAGAATGGTCAGACCAATGAACATGTTCAACTTGCCTACGCTCTTGGTGTTTCACAAATGATCTGCTGCTGTAACAAGATGGATGCCACTACACCCAAATACTCCAAGGATAGGTATGAACAAATTGTGAGTCAAATTTCACCCTTTTTGAGCGAGGTTGGCTATAACCCAGGTAAAATTCCTTTTATCCCTATCTCTGGTTACGAGGGAGATAACATCATTGAGCACTCTTCTAACCTTGACTGGTACACGGGTCCCACCCTTCTTGAAGCTCTTGACCAAATCAGAAGGCCTAAGAGGTTAATATTCAGGCCTCTCCGATTACCACTTCAAGATGTCTACAAGATTGGAGGAATTGGAATTGTGCCTGTGGGACGCGTTGAGTCTGGTATCTTGAAACCTGGAATGGTGCTGACTTTTGCCCCAACTGGGCTCCAAACTGAAGTGAAGTCTGTGGAGATGCACCATGAAGCTCTCACCCGGGCTCTTCCTGGTGACATTGTGGGATTTAATGTTACGAATGTGTCTGCTAAGGATCTCAGGCGAGGCTATGTTGCCTCACACTCCCAGCGTGGCCCAGCTATGGAGGCTGCTAGAATCAATCAGTAA